A single Pirellulaceae bacterium DNA region contains:
- a CDS encoding type II toxin-antitoxin system RelE/ParE family toxin: protein MAKVTLTPTAISQLEELGNPIHARVIRLLVRLQNWPDVSGAKPLSGGLAGRYRLRTGDYRLQFNLSGDEVVVEKVGHRDKFYED from the coding sequence ATGGCGAAAGTGACCTTAACACCGACTGCAATCAGCCAGTTGGAAGAACTCGGCAATCCGATTCATGCTCGGGTAATCAGGTTGTTGGTTCGCTTGCAAAATTGGCCGGACGTGAGCGGTGCTAAGCCGCTGTCGGGCGGATTGGCGGGCCGATACCGGCTACGAACGGGAGACTACCGATTGCAATTCAATCTGAGCGGTGACGAAGTTGTTGTCGAGAAGGTTGGACATCGGGACAAATTCTACGAGGACTGA
- a CDS encoding helix-turn-helix transcriptional regulator — MATQQTITIEGKAYVLLPRDEYERLTILAKAAVLPALPEADAKGNYPAVEYATASLARKIIRDRAAAGLTQRKLAELAGISFENLCRIETGKQVPSVPTIEKIDRAIKDVMKKAGKSAKPTKLKAKGAAPKSTR; from the coding sequence ATGGCGACACAGCAAACAATCACGATTGAGGGCAAGGCTTATGTCCTGCTACCACGGGATGAGTATGAAAGATTGACCATACTTGCCAAAGCGGCTGTTCTTCCTGCGTTGCCAGAAGCCGACGCGAAAGGAAACTATCCGGCGGTCGAGTATGCGACGGCAAGTTTGGCGAGGAAAATTATTCGTGATCGCGCGGCAGCTGGCCTGACTCAACGCAAGCTGGCTGAGTTGGCTGGTATTAGTTTCGAGAATCTGTGCCGAATCGAAACAGGCAAGCAAGTTCCCAGTGTGCCGACAATCGAAAAGATTGATCGAGCGATCAAAGACGTAATGAAGAAAGCTGGGAAATCAGCGAAGCCAACGAAGCTGAAAGCGAAGGGGGCGGCTCCGAAGTCAACGCGATAA
- a CDS encoding superoxide dismutase, translating to MNANRRHFVIAASAVGAATWIGSSPLHCRAAEASLPDLDYAKNALEPYIDTQTMEIHHGKHHQAYINNLNKALADHPQLQQKPLDKLLTDLDSLPDSIRNAVRNNGGGHVNHSLFWKMMAPDGGKQDRGAIGKAIDSTFGDFEKFQQAFAAAAMGQFGSGWAWLVASGGKLEVMSTPNQDTPISKGKVPLLGIDVWEHAYYLKYQNLRANYIAAWWNVVNWRFVNELFAGANK from the coding sequence ATGAACGCCAATCGTCGTCATTTCGTCATTGCAGCTAGCGCGGTAGGGGCTGCGACATGGATCGGGTCCAGTCCCCTTCATTGCCGTGCAGCCGAAGCCAGTTTGCCCGACCTGGATTACGCCAAAAATGCCCTCGAGCCCTACATCGACACACAGACGATGGAGATTCACCATGGCAAGCACCATCAAGCGTATATCAATAACCTGAATAAAGCTCTGGCCGACCATCCACAGTTACAGCAAAAGCCGCTGGATAAGTTGTTGACCGATTTGGACAGTCTGCCCGATTCGATTCGCAATGCGGTTCGCAATAATGGAGGCGGGCATGTGAATCACTCGCTGTTCTGGAAGATGATGGCTCCTGATGGCGGTAAGCAGGATCGAGGTGCCATCGGCAAGGCAATCGACTCGACGTTTGGCGACTTTGAGAAGTTCCAACAGGCGTTCGCGGCAGCAGCCATGGGACAATTCGGTAGCGGCTGGGCTTGGCTGGTAGCTTCCGGGGGCAAACTGGAAGTCATGAGCACCCCCAATCAAGATACGCCGATCTCCAAAGGGAAGGTACCACTGCTGGGCATCGACGTGTGGGAGCATGCCTACTATTTGAAATATCAGAATCTACGAGCTAACTACATCGCCGCTTGGTGGAACGTTGTGAATTGGAGATTCGTCAACGAACTATTCGCCGGCGCGAATAAATAG
- the eutB gene encoding ethanolamine ammonia-lyase subunit EutB, which translates to MPLDRRRFIGAVSATSAGSIAVRHSPFLKAAVLGDSSTHDWPDALPEDDLVSYLARVSRVWDDRLYKHLLGAANPFKEGDSIVGVAAKNDRHRELARQVLANTALHIVDAHPPLEDDLFRALRGSLDAAAHQRTADWTFDQLKLFLLEQDEREIQAVTTGLSSDVIGCVVKLLSDAELIAVGGKLFNPLPGSQIGARGYLSARIQPNSPTDHPDDIRWQVFNAWAFAVGDLLLGTNPVSSEAESVAQVERCLQDILRTFGLADVLPHCVLAHIDVQAQVEHDHPGTTALWFQSIAGSDSANATFDISLEKMLRYASIKAGPFGLYFETGQGADFTNGHGHGYDMVLHESRKYGLARLLSQQFAKANGLQRRPWVHVNDVAGFIGPEVFRTREQLVRCCLEDIVMGKLHGLCIGLDVCSTLHMDISLDDLDWCQQQLVPACPAYLMALPTKIDPMLGYLTTAYQDHVRLREKFGCRVDDRMWGFFKRLKVIDDQGRPTEHFGDPLWVYRQYCRHRNDQRSDHEIQADGRQQMRQIRERGVFLAVGHGQQPSDLQPQLAHEINRIYDDSKRSLRAEFDAEFRAHYHDAVWLETHSEDREDFILHPATGEQLSALSLAKLGELREHQAGQYNVQIVVSDGLNALALNDRQQLEPFLESLQHQLNSAGYQVSPQLIVVERGRVRAGYQIGHELLGGLGGRRAILHVIGERPGTGHRTFSVYFSCPEGSVWASSGLVDHDRTRVVAGIANTALHPQRAAEDVLRILGQMWNQP; encoded by the coding sequence ATGCCCCTGGATCGCAGGCGTTTTATCGGTGCAGTATCGGCAACGTCGGCCGGCAGCATTGCGGTTCGACACTCGCCGTTCCTGAAGGCTGCGGTGCTGGGAGACAGTTCAACGCACGATTGGCCAGATGCACTGCCGGAAGACGATCTGGTTTCCTACCTCGCCCGCGTCAGCAGAGTTTGGGACGATCGTCTATACAAGCATCTGCTGGGTGCGGCCAATCCGTTCAAGGAGGGCGATAGCATCGTCGGTGTGGCCGCCAAGAATGACCGGCATCGAGAATTGGCTCGCCAAGTACTAGCCAATACCGCGCTTCACATAGTCGACGCCCATCCGCCACTTGAGGATGATCTCTTTCGCGCTCTGCGCGGGAGTTTAGACGCGGCTGCCCATCAGCGGACTGCCGACTGGACCTTTGATCAGTTGAAGCTCTTCCTGCTGGAGCAGGATGAGCGGGAGATACAGGCGGTAACAACTGGGCTTTCCAGCGATGTGATCGGCTGTGTGGTCAAGCTGCTCAGTGACGCTGAATTAATCGCTGTTGGAGGGAAACTATTCAATCCATTGCCGGGCAGCCAGATTGGCGCTCGCGGCTATTTGAGTGCCCGTATTCAACCCAATTCGCCAACCGATCACCCGGATGACATTCGCTGGCAAGTGTTCAACGCCTGGGCATTTGCGGTAGGTGATCTGCTGCTGGGAACCAATCCGGTATCCAGTGAAGCAGAATCTGTTGCCCAAGTCGAGCGCTGCTTGCAGGATATATTACGAACCTTTGGTTTGGCCGATGTTTTGCCGCACTGTGTGCTTGCGCACATTGATGTGCAGGCTCAAGTCGAGCATGACCATCCGGGCACTACCGCGCTGTGGTTTCAAAGTATTGCCGGTAGCGATTCAGCCAATGCAACCTTCGATATCTCCTTGGAGAAGATGCTCCGCTATGCCTCGATAAAAGCTGGTCCATTTGGACTATATTTCGAGACGGGGCAAGGTGCCGATTTTACAAATGGTCATGGCCATGGTTATGACATGGTATTGCACGAGTCACGCAAGTATGGCCTGGCGCGCCTGTTGAGCCAGCAGTTTGCCAAAGCCAATGGCCTCCAGCGGCGACCGTGGGTTCACGTCAATGATGTCGCCGGATTCATTGGTCCCGAGGTTTTCCGCACGCGAGAGCAGTTAGTGCGATGCTGCCTCGAAGATATTGTCATGGGTAAACTGCACGGATTGTGCATTGGACTGGACGTGTGCTCGACGCTGCACATGGACATCAGCCTAGATGATCTGGATTGGTGCCAGCAGCAGCTTGTCCCGGCCTGCCCGGCATACTTGATGGCGCTGCCTACGAAGATTGATCCGATGCTAGGCTATTTGACTACGGCCTACCAGGACCACGTTCGGCTGCGAGAGAAATTCGGTTGTCGCGTCGACGATCGCATGTGGGGTTTTTTCAAGCGTTTGAAGGTCATTGATGACCAAGGGCGGCCCACCGAGCATTTCGGCGATCCACTGTGGGTTTACAGGCAGTATTGTCGGCACCGCAACGATCAGCGCAGTGACCACGAGATTCAGGCCGACGGTCGCCAGCAAATGCGCCAGATTCGCGAGCGTGGAGTGTTTTTAGCCGTCGGTCATGGCCAGCAGCCCAGCGATTTGCAGCCTCAGTTAGCTCATGAAATCAATCGCATTTACGACGATTCCAAGCGCAGCCTGCGAGCTGAATTTGATGCCGAATTTCGTGCACACTATCACGACGCCGTGTGGTTGGAAACCCATTCCGAAGATCGCGAAGATTTCATCCTGCACCCTGCCACAGGTGAACAGCTGAGCGCCTTGTCGCTGGCTAAACTTGGTGAGCTGCGCGAACATCAAGCTGGTCAGTACAATGTGCAAATTGTCGTTTCCGACGGATTAAATGCGCTGGCGCTGAATGACCGCCAGCAGTTAGAGCCGTTCCTGGAAAGTTTGCAGCACCAGTTGAACAGTGCTGGCTACCAAGTCAGTCCGCAACTAATTGTAGTGGAGCGCGGACGAGTCCGCGCGGGGTATCAAATTGGCCACGAGTTGCTAGGTGGACTTGGGGGGCGTCGAGCCATTCTGCATGTCATTGGCGAGCGTCCAGGCACCGGCCATCGAACATTCTCAGTCTATTTTAGCTGCCCAGAGGGCAGCGTATGGGCCTCGTCAGGGCTGGTCGATCACGATCGAACGCGCGTTGTCGCTGGCATTGCAAATACCGCCCTGCACCCGCAACGAGCCGCCGAGGATGTGCTGCGAATCCTAGGTCAAATGTGGAATCAGCCCTAG
- a CDS encoding DUF1559 domain-containing protein has translation MTLHRRKAFTVVELLVVITIIGILVGLLLPAVQAAREAGRRTQCSNNLRQVGLAVHLFHDAHNGLPPQATYTPGGTFSGYSVHARILPHIEQGNLHSRVDFVIGYAAQPDICKTKIPSYRCASDPMEGTRMDGGVEFYPTNYGFGIGTWLGLDTQTGQGGDGAFGYNMTHSFAAIIDGLSNTVCAADVKSFTPALLDGGSPGSPFTPPPESPAEVVAFGGTFDPNYGHTQWVTGRTLQSGLTTTFPPNTKVPYTIAGITYDVDFTSARVSPTAPRHGYRVVTARSFHFGGVNVLMIDGAVRFVTNNISQATWRALGTRAGGEVVSQY, from the coding sequence ATGACTTTGCATCGTCGCAAGGCATTCACTGTAGTCGAGCTATTGGTGGTCATTACCATCATTGGTATCCTCGTCGGATTGCTGCTGCCAGCGGTGCAGGCTGCTCGCGAGGCTGGTCGACGTACTCAATGTTCCAACAATTTGCGTCAAGTCGGGCTTGCAGTCCATCTTTTCCATGATGCTCACAACGGCCTGCCTCCCCAAGCAACCTACACTCCGGGAGGTACTTTTAGCGGCTATTCTGTGCATGCGCGCATACTGCCACACATAGAGCAAGGTAATCTGCACTCTAGGGTGGATTTCGTTATCGGCTACGCTGCCCAACCGGACATCTGCAAGACGAAAATACCTTCTTATCGCTGTGCTAGCGATCCGATGGAAGGCACTCGAATGGACGGTGGCGTCGAGTTCTACCCTACCAACTACGGATTTGGTATCGGAACTTGGCTGGGGCTGGATACACAAACGGGTCAAGGCGGGGACGGAGCGTTCGGTTATAACATGACTCACAGCTTTGCAGCCATCATCGATGGTTTAAGCAACACAGTCTGTGCTGCCGATGTCAAGTCGTTTACGCCAGCCCTGCTAGATGGCGGAAGTCCGGGCAGTCCGTTTACTCCACCGCCAGAGTCACCTGCGGAGGTGGTTGCCTTCGGCGGAACATTTGACCCTAACTACGGTCATACGCAATGGGTAACGGGACGCACCTTGCAGAGCGGCCTGACAACCACCTTTCCACCCAATACGAAGGTTCCTTACACAATAGCTGGAATTACGTATGACGTGGACTTTACCTCGGCCCGCGTCAGTCCGACAGCTCCTCGGCATGGTTACCGAGTCGTTACGGCACGAAGTTTTCATTTTGGCGGCGTGAATGTGCTGATGATTGATGGAGCGGTACGATTCGTCACTAACAACATTTCGCAGGCAACGTGGCGAGCGCTGGGGACTCGGGCTGGTGGAGAGGTTGTTTCGCAGTACTAA
- a CDS encoding four helix bundle protein, with protein sequence MEYVASSGHNAKSLSGANRQARDQWLRAAQSIPLNIAQGNGKLSLNDKNRFFEIARGSALESVSIQDALRACDAIDQEPNRRGKSDLKRIDSTLTRLFQPQPATTKAKETIEYEYEYRDAEYEYDPTGET encoded by the coding sequence ATTGAGTACGTAGCGTCCTCGGGTCACAATGCGAAATCGCTAAGCGGTGCGAATCGACAGGCTCGTGACCAATGGCTGCGAGCGGCACAGTCGATTCCACTGAACATCGCACAGGGCAATGGTAAACTAAGTCTCAACGACAAGAATCGCTTCTTCGAAATCGCTCGCGGCTCAGCGCTCGAAAGTGTTTCGATACAAGATGCCTTGCGTGCTTGCGATGCCATCGACCAGGAGCCGAATCGCCGAGGCAAATCGGACTTAAAACGGATCGACTCGACGCTGACTCGACTGTTCCAACCACAACCAGCCACGACCAAGGCAAAAGAGACAATCGAGTACGAATACGAGTACCGCGATGCTGAGTACGAGTACGACCCTACCGGCGAAACCTGA
- a CDS encoding HAD hydrolase family protein, whose translation MLASGKDTDLARPIRLVLSDVDGVLTDGSITIDNSGIESKTFHVRDGLGIKLWQRQQFYFGLLSARNSQAVKLRAAELGIELVRQGFTDKLPIAREIFLQLRLQPQEVCYIGDDLQDLPLLNEVGLPVAVADAVPEVCAVAQWVMQRPGGKGAVRELIERLLKAKGLWEPELPLYSKH comes from the coding sequence ATGCTCGCTTCTGGCAAAGACACCGATCTTGCGCGGCCAATTCGATTGGTGCTGTCTGACGTCGATGGTGTACTGACCGACGGCTCGATCACCATCGACAATTCGGGAATCGAAAGCAAGACGTTCCACGTTCGCGACGGCTTAGGAATCAAACTCTGGCAGCGGCAGCAATTCTATTTCGGCCTTCTAAGCGCGCGCAACTCGCAAGCGGTGAAACTGCGTGCTGCGGAGTTGGGGATTGAATTGGTGCGTCAGGGCTTCACCGACAAACTGCCAATTGCTCGGGAAATTTTTTTACAGCTACGTCTTCAGCCCCAGGAAGTATGTTACATCGGCGACGATCTACAGGACCTGCCGCTACTGAACGAGGTCGGTTTACCGGTTGCGGTAGCCGATGCGGTGCCGGAGGTTTGCGCGGTGGCTCAATGGGTCATGCAACGCCCTGGTGGGAAAGGTGCTGTGCGTGAACTGATTGAACGGCTATTGAAGGCAAAGGGGCTGTGGGAGCCCGAACTGCCACTTTACTCCAAACACTAA
- a CDS encoding DUF393 domain-containing protein, translating to MDVVAVRTPVVLPDPSQLPSADVVIWDGHCNFCRSGVERLRRLDSNQLAYLSLHDQRTATLCPDLTHTQLMEQMWVVTAQGKKFGGADAAKYLSRKLPKLWWLIPLLHLPGSMPLWRWLYQRIALRRYQLAGKTCENGTCKLH from the coding sequence ATAGACGTTGTTGCCGTGCGAACCCCAGTCGTTCTTCCTGATCCCAGCCAACTGCCCTCAGCGGACGTCGTGATTTGGGACGGCCACTGCAATTTTTGTAGAAGCGGAGTCGAACGCCTGCGGCGATTGGACTCGAACCAGTTGGCCTACCTGAGCTTGCACGACCAGCGGACGGCAACGCTGTGCCCAGATTTGACACACACCCAATTGATGGAACAGATGTGGGTTGTGACCGCACAGGGCAAGAAGTTTGGCGGTGCCGACGCAGCCAAATACTTGAGTCGAAAACTGCCCAAGCTGTGGTGGCTGATACCGCTGCTGCATCTACCGGGCAGCATGCCCCTGTGGCGATGGTTGTACCAACGCATTGCTCTTAGACGCTACCAGTTAGCAGGCAAAACGTGCGAGAACGGCACTTGCAAACTGCACTAG
- the bshB1 gene encoding bacillithiol biosynthesis deacetylase BshB1, whose amino-acid sequence MTVQLPLDMLVVAPHPDDAELGMGGAIAKMIQLGWRVGILDLTDGEPTPHGDVATRCAETIQASQILGVTWRENLGLPNRSLEATLDARTRLANVIRLTRPRWLFAPYWQDAHPDHIAATALVEAARFWAKLTKSNLDGAPHHPARIYYYYCVHLKHLAHPAFILDISDQWTTKLAAISAYQSQFVVGRQQDNPPFLDRVRDEAAYWGRMSGTLYGEPFASREPIVVRDLCGLL is encoded by the coding sequence ATGACAGTGCAGCTCCCATTGGATATGCTGGTTGTTGCTCCGCATCCGGACGACGCGGAACTAGGGATGGGCGGAGCTATCGCCAAAATGATTCAACTGGGCTGGCGCGTTGGAATTCTAGATTTGACCGATGGCGAGCCCACGCCACATGGCGACGTAGCCACGCGCTGTGCTGAAACAATCCAAGCCAGCCAGATACTGGGCGTTACTTGGCGAGAGAATTTAGGCCTGCCCAACAGAAGTCTCGAAGCTACCCTGGACGCACGTACGCGCTTGGCCAATGTCATTCGCCTAACTCGACCGCGCTGGCTTTTCGCACCGTATTGGCAAGACGCGCATCCAGACCACATTGCAGCGACTGCGCTGGTTGAAGCGGCACGTTTTTGGGCCAAGCTCACCAAATCAAATTTGGATGGAGCACCGCACCATCCGGCACGCATCTACTATTATTACTGCGTGCATCTGAAACATCTGGCCCATCCGGCTTTTATTCTGGACATCAGCGATCAATGGACCACCAAATTAGCTGCTATCTCGGCCTACCAAAGTCAGTTTGTCGTCGGTCGGCAACAAGATAATCCACCTTTTTTGGATCGCGTACGTGACGAAGCGGCATATTGGGGACGGATGTCTGGTACGCTTTATGGTGAGCCTTTTGCTTCACGCGAGCCGATTGTGGTCCGCGATCTATGTGGCCTCCTGTAG
- a CDS encoding MoxR family ATPase produces MGRAVLGKPEVVKLVTTALLAAEHILLEDVPGVGKTLIGKALAKSISGKFTRLQFTPDLLPSDITGSSVYNSTKSEFTFHPGPVFANVVLADEINRAPPRTQSALLEAMGEGQVSVDGETHALPSPMLVIATQNPFEFEGTYLLPESQLDRFLLRITVGYPERQQELDLLAAHRQGQPVDGLQPVISLAQILELQRRVRQIHVDASLAGYLLDIVHATRQSDAVQVGVSTRGALAYYRAAQALALVEGRSYVIPEDIKRLAVPVLSHRIVPRGMLPGADRAAAENVIHGLLKSVIVPI; encoded by the coding sequence ATCGGCAGAGCTGTTCTGGGCAAGCCAGAGGTAGTCAAGCTGGTTACGACGGCTCTTCTAGCGGCCGAACATATTCTGCTGGAAGATGTACCGGGCGTCGGCAAGACTTTGATTGGAAAAGCGCTAGCCAAAAGTATCTCTGGCAAGTTCACTCGCTTGCAATTCACGCCGGATCTGTTGCCCAGCGACATTACTGGCAGCAGTGTTTACAACTCCACCAAGAGCGAGTTCACTTTTCACCCAGGGCCCGTGTTCGCCAATGTTGTGCTGGCCGACGAAATCAACCGTGCCCCCCCCCGAACTCAAAGTGCGCTTTTAGAAGCCATGGGAGAGGGGCAGGTTAGCGTCGATGGCGAAACACATGCTCTCCCCTCGCCAATGCTGGTCATCGCAACTCAAAACCCGTTTGAATTCGAGGGCACCTATCTGCTGCCGGAGAGCCAACTGGATCGGTTCTTACTGCGAATTACCGTCGGTTATCCAGAGCGTCAGCAAGAACTGGACTTGCTGGCAGCTCACCGTCAAGGACAGCCGGTAGATGGGTTGCAGCCAGTCATTAGTTTGGCGCAGATTCTGGAATTGCAGCGGCGCGTGCGGCAGATTCATGTCGATGCCTCGCTGGCAGGTTACCTACTGGATATCGTGCACGCCACCCGTCAGTCGGATGCAGTTCAGGTGGGTGTCAGTACGCGAGGCGCTTTGGCGTATTACCGAGCCGCACAAGCTCTGGCTTTGGTCGAGGGACGCAGCTACGTGATTCCCGAGGACATCAAACGCCTGGCTGTACCCGTGTTATCCCACCGCATCGTACCGCGCGGCATGTTGCCAGGGGCGGACCGGGCAGCGGCTGAAAATGTGATTCACGGTCTGCTCAAGAGCGTCATCGTTCCCATTTGA
- a CDS encoding DUF58 domain-containing protein, producing MAKRKTIERVSRSRLTRWWRRYKVRRQQRLAWSASHVRFRMTREGTHLTFIVLFISIGAVLRDVNLLILLAASMIGLLLLHWRLAVGTISGLNATRQLPERVVQDATNQCLISVTNPKRWLGAWLVTVEDIFHQVAPVQRRSVARCMAVIDQILPRSTSLATYGIVFHQRGRYQVQSCTLSTRFPMSLGRSWRTLPLDGEVIVHPRLGELMPAAKGLFHSDKEGQHKTSMHAGAHEAEFYGLRPWSRGDSRRWIHWRTSARLGELSVRQFDRLQRRQACVLLDLYLAQGDRSPANVECCEKAVAFLATLASCVARESGMRIAVAIAASESLTLTNVQSPVLVRNLLDELAVVQPAARPEHRDAVQKMSAILLEYPSLLVISTRASRAEQLRTELALDWGPQSAARLAIRWLNASRGELEPLFRWNPSVSNESAAT from the coding sequence GTGGCCAAGCGCAAGACAATTGAGCGGGTAAGCCGCAGCCGGTTGACCCGCTGGTGGCGGCGATACAAAGTTCGCCGACAACAGCGTCTGGCGTGGTCCGCGTCGCATGTCAGGTTTCGCATGACGCGCGAGGGAACACACCTGACGTTTATCGTATTGTTCATCTCGATTGGCGCGGTTTTGCGTGATGTCAATTTGTTGATTTTGCTTGCCGCGTCCATGATCGGGCTGTTGTTGCTCCACTGGCGGTTGGCGGTTGGAACGATCTCTGGGCTGAATGCGACTCGCCAGTTACCCGAACGCGTCGTGCAAGACGCAACCAATCAGTGCCTGATCTCTGTCACAAATCCCAAGCGCTGGTTAGGAGCTTGGTTAGTGACAGTGGAGGATATTTTTCACCAAGTGGCACCGGTTCAGCGGCGCTCGGTGGCTCGATGTATGGCTGTGATCGACCAAATCCTTCCGCGCAGTACATCCTTGGCAACTTACGGGATTGTGTTTCATCAGCGCGGCAGATACCAAGTCCAGTCATGCACATTGTCAACTCGCTTTCCGATGAGTCTGGGACGCAGTTGGCGAACGCTGCCATTGGACGGGGAGGTGATTGTGCATCCTCGACTAGGTGAACTGATGCCAGCGGCCAAAGGTCTGTTTCACAGCGATAAAGAGGGGCAGCACAAGACTTCGATGCATGCGGGGGCTCACGAGGCCGAGTTCTACGGGTTGCGACCTTGGTCACGCGGCGATTCGCGTCGTTGGATTCACTGGAGAACGTCGGCACGTTTGGGTGAGTTATCTGTGCGCCAGTTCGATCGATTGCAACGGCGTCAGGCCTGCGTATTACTGGATCTGTACTTGGCTCAGGGCGACCGAAGCCCTGCTAATGTTGAATGCTGCGAGAAGGCGGTTGCCTTCTTGGCAACGTTGGCTAGCTGCGTTGCTAGAGAGTCTGGAATGAGAATCGCTGTGGCCATCGCAGCGTCAGAAAGTTTGACATTGACGAACGTCCAAAGTCCAGTGCTGGTTCGCAATCTGCTGGATGAATTGGCCGTCGTTCAGCCTGCGGCTCGGCCCGAACACCGGGATGCAGTACAGAAAATGTCTGCTATCCTGTTAGAATACCCTAGTCTGTTGGTAATCAGCACTCGTGCCAGTCGAGCCGAGCAGTTGCGCACCGAATTGGCGCTGGATTGGGGGCCACAGTCAGCCGCGCGTTTGGCAATTCGTTGGTTGAATGCCTCGAGAGGTGAATTGGAGCCGTTGTTTCGATGGAACCCCAGCGTGTCCAACGAATCCGCCGCTACTTAA